One window of Paludibacter propionicigenes WB4 genomic DNA carries:
- the lepB gene encoding signal peptidase I has product MSADKQTSRFQQPLKQWIKCSVWSLIYILFIVWVGNFWWLILLPLIFDAFISHYVPWTWWKKTKNKALLGIMGWVDAIVFALVAVYFINTYLFQNYQIPSSSLEKSLLVGDFLFVSKASYGPRVPNTPLSFPLVQHTFPLLNCKSFIEKPQWEYHRLKGFDSVKRDDIVVFNFPAGDTVTLKVTNPDYYTSCYGYGRDMVNSRKDIFGDIVYRPVDRRENFVKRCVAIAGDWLQIKDNQIYVNGQKQAKIPGIQFNYYVQTDGTRLTADLFDKLNISVDDRSLLTDPQPNQQLAEQAQYQIVDSGFDPKFPIYRLPLNEETYDKLKKITGVTKIKIEQSKVFDVFPLGGHKTWTRDNYGPIWMPKKGATLALNSYNFPIYERAIRVYENNKLEVKDGVYYLNGKPTKTYTFKMDYYWMMGDNRHNSADSRYWGFVPEDHIVGRPVMVWLSLDKDKGWFSGKIRWNRFFKNAER; this is encoded by the coding sequence ATGAGTGCAGACAAACAAACATCGCGTTTTCAACAACCGCTGAAACAATGGATTAAATGCAGCGTTTGGAGCTTAATTTACATTTTATTCATTGTTTGGGTTGGTAACTTTTGGTGGCTTATCTTGTTGCCGCTTATCTTTGATGCCTTCATTAGCCATTACGTTCCCTGGACATGGTGGAAAAAAACAAAGAATAAGGCTTTGCTGGGTATCATGGGTTGGGTAGATGCTATCGTGTTTGCACTGGTTGCAGTCTATTTTATCAACACATATTTGTTCCAAAATTATCAAATACCAAGTTCTTCGTTGGAAAAGAGCTTGTTGGTTGGCGATTTTTTGTTTGTGAGCAAGGCTAGTTACGGACCACGTGTTCCTAATACTCCGCTTTCGTTTCCATTGGTTCAGCATACTTTCCCATTATTGAATTGTAAATCTTTTATTGAAAAACCACAATGGGAATATCACAGACTGAAAGGCTTTGATAGCGTTAAACGTGATGATATCGTGGTGTTTAATTTCCCGGCTGGAGATACAGTAACTTTGAAGGTAACCAATCCTGATTATTACACGTCTTGTTATGGTTATGGTCGTGATATGGTAAATTCAAGAAAAGATATTTTTGGAGATATTGTTTATCGTCCGGTTGATCGTCGTGAGAACTTTGTGAAACGTTGCGTTGCTATTGCGGGTGATTGGCTCCAGATAAAAGACAATCAGATTTATGTAAACGGACAGAAACAAGCGAAAATACCGGGTATTCAGTTTAATTATTATGTTCAGACGGATGGAACCCGACTTACAGCTGATTTGTTTGATAAATTAAATATAAGTGTTGATGACCGTAGCCTGTTGACTGATCCTCAACCAAATCAGCAATTAGCAGAGCAGGCTCAATATCAAATTGTAGATTCAGGATTTGATCCTAAGTTCCCGATTTATCGTTTACCTTTGAATGAGGAGACCTACGATAAACTAAAAAAGATTACCGGTGTAACTAAAATAAAAATTGAGCAGTCAAAAGTGTTTGATGTGTTCCCGTTGGGAGGGCATAAAACCTGGACGCGCGATAATTACGGACCAATTTGGATGCCGAAAAAGGGAGCTACACTTGCTTTGAATTCATACAATTTCCCAATTTACGAACGAGCTATCCGGGTGTATGAAAATAATAAACTGGAAGTGAAAGATGGCGTGTATTATTTGAACGGGAAACCAACAAAAACCTACACGTTTAAAATGGATTATTATTGGATGATGGGAGATAATCGCCATAATTCGGCAGATTCACGTTACTGGGGCTTTGTGCCTGAGGATCATATTGTAGGTCGTCCGGTGATGGTATGGTTATCTTTGGATAAAGATAAGGGTTGGTTTAGCGGAAAAATCCGTTGGAATAGATTCTTTAAAAATGCTGAACGATAA
- a CDS encoding branched-chain amino acid aminotransferase yields MEQIDWGNIGFGYMKTDFNIRCTYSAGKWGELEVHESEYLSLHMAATSLHYGQESFEGLKAFRGKDGKIRIFRMKDNALRMQDSSEGTMMAKVPVEVFEEAVLKAVKLNERFVPPYESGASLYIRPVLFGSGAQVGVKPATEYMFIVFVTPVGPYFKGGFQTTPFVIMREYDRSAPLGMGKYKVGGNYAASLVAGQRAHDMGYSNIFYLDAREKKYIDECGAANFFGIKNNTYITPKSTSILPSITNKSLMVLADDLGLKVEQRAIPVEELSTFEEAGACGTAAVISPIERIDDFDEKKSYVFSHDGKPGPISEKLYHKLRGIQYGDEPDTHGWVTVVE; encoded by the coding sequence ATGGAACAGATAGATTGGGGTAATATAGGATTCGGTTATATGAAAACCGATTTTAATATCCGTTGTACGTACAGTGCGGGCAAATGGGGAGAGTTGGAAGTTCACGAAAGCGAATACCTGAGTTTGCATATGGCTGCTACCAGCCTACATTATGGTCAGGAGTCTTTCGAAGGTTTAAAAGCTTTTCGTGGCAAGGATGGTAAAATTCGCATTTTCAGGATGAAGGATAATGCATTGCGTATGCAGGATTCCAGCGAAGGGACTATGATGGCTAAAGTTCCGGTAGAAGTGTTTGAAGAGGCTGTGTTGAAAGCTGTAAAGCTCAATGAACGTTTCGTGCCGCCTTATGAGTCAGGAGCATCATTGTATATTCGTCCGGTACTCTTTGGAAGCGGAGCTCAGGTAGGTGTAAAGCCTGCAACAGAATATATGTTTATTGTATTTGTTACTCCTGTGGGGCCTTATTTTAAAGGTGGTTTTCAGACAACGCCGTTTGTAATTATGCGTGAATATGATCGTTCTGCGCCGTTGGGAATGGGTAAGTATAAAGTAGGCGGAAATTATGCTGCCAGCTTAGTCGCCGGACAGCGAGCACATGATATGGGTTATTCTAATATTTTCTATCTGGATGCGCGGGAAAAGAAATATATAGATGAATGTGGTGCAGCCAATTTTTTTGGAATAAAGAACAATACTTATATAACTCCTAAGTCTACCTCTATTTTGCCTTCGATAACCAACAAAAGTTTGATGGTGTTGGCGGATGATTTGGGTTTAAAGGTGGAGCAGAGAGCTATTCCGGTAGAAGAACTTTCAACTTTTGAAGAAGCAGGTGCTTGTGGTACAGCTGCAGTGATTAGCCCGATAGAGCGAATTGATGATTTCGATGAAAAGAAATCGTATGTTTTCTCGCATGATGGTAAACCGGGTCCAATAAGCGAAAAGTTGTATCATAAACTTCGTGGAATTCAGTATGGAGATGAACCTGATACGCACGGTTGGGTAACTGTAGTGGAATAA
- the rimM gene encoding ribosome maturation factor RimM (Essential for efficient processing of 16S rRNA): protein MILKSSVFPIGQVNKPHGVNGEMSFSFTSDIFDREAVPYFVFEIQGILVPFFLEEYRFKGSTTGLLKLEGVTTEEQARGFYGLTIYLPKKFLEKVETAEIELDYFAGFSLVDAEKGLLGVISEVDQTTENVLFVIPTKDDELLIPAGEEYIEDIDHEKKIIYVRLPEGLLDL, encoded by the coding sequence ATGATATTAAAATCTTCCGTATTTCCTATTGGTCAGGTAAATAAGCCTCACGGTGTGAATGGAGAAATGTCTTTTTCGTTTACATCCGATATTTTTGACAGGGAGGCTGTTCCTTATTTTGTGTTCGAAATTCAGGGAATTCTTGTACCTTTTTTTCTGGAAGAATATCGCTTCAAAGGAAGTACCACGGGTCTGTTGAAGTTAGAGGGTGTGACTACTGAAGAGCAAGCGCGAGGCTTTTATGGGTTGACGATTTATCTGCCAAAGAAGTTTTTAGAGAAGGTTGAAACAGCCGAAATAGAGCTTGATTACTTTGCGGGATTTAGTTTGGTGGATGCTGAGAAGGGCTTGCTTGGCGTTATCTCGGAGGTTGATCAAACTACAGAGAATGTGCTTTTTGTAATCCCTACAAAGGATGATGAACTACTGATACCAGCAGGTGAAGAGTATATTGAAGATATTGATCACGAAAAGAAAATAATCTACGTGAGATTGCCGGAAGGTTTACTGGACTTATGA
- a CDS encoding WbqC family protein, producing the protein MLNDNTTPESSQGDLRVCLSSAYLAPVEYYAALAKAEMVYLECCDYYIKQTYRNRCHIAAANGLMALSIPVEKTDKAKATIRDIRISEHADWQMNHWKSIESAYRSTPFFEYYKDDLLPFYEKRWTFLWDLNLELQTKLLELLDINPVIRFTDEYQPDLVGIQDLRDSIHPKKANLIENHNPYYQVFEKKNGFLPNLSIIDLLFNMGNESILTLIK; encoded by the coding sequence ATGCTGAACGATAATACGACCCCTGAATCTTCTCAAGGGGACTTAAGAGTTTGTTTGTCTTCGGCATACCTGGCTCCGGTGGAGTATTATGCAGCTCTTGCTAAGGCAGAAATGGTTTATTTGGAATGTTGCGATTATTATATAAAACAAACATACAGAAATCGTTGCCATATAGCTGCGGCAAACGGATTGATGGCTTTAAGTATTCCGGTTGAAAAAACGGATAAGGCAAAAGCTACAATACGTGATATCCGAATTTCGGAGCATGCTGATTGGCAGATGAATCATTGGAAGTCCATAGAATCTGCCTACAGATCGACTCCTTTCTTTGAATACTACAAAGATGATTTACTCCCTTTTTATGAGAAAAGGTGGACTTTTTTGTGGGACTTGAATCTGGAACTACAGACTAAACTGCTTGAATTGCTTGATATAAATCCGGTGATTCGGTTTACGGACGAGTATCAACCGGATTTGGTAGGCATTCAGGATTTACGGGACAGTATTCACCCGAAAAAAGCAAATCTGATAGAAAATCATAATCCGTATTATCAGGTTTTTGAGAAAAAAAATGGTTTTTTGCCTAATCTGAGCATTATAGATTTGCTTTTCAATATGGGTAATGAGTCAATACTTACGTTGATAAAATAA